A single window of Cellulomonas sp. NTE-D12 DNA harbors:
- a CDS encoding translation initiation factor 2 produces MSEEREVATQRLAEAKRAVTEELFKQGTPDYDPRTYERLVEAERKAAEAVEHRDTPAG; encoded by the coding sequence GTGAGCGAGGAGAGGGAGGTCGCCACCCAGCGCCTGGCCGAGGCCAAGCGGGCGGTGACGGAGGAGCTGTTCAAGCAGGGCACGCCGGACTACGACCCCCGTACCTACGAGCGTCTGGTCGAGGCCGAGCGGAAGGCCGCCGAGGCGGTCGAGCACCGGGACACACCCGCCGGCTGA
- a CDS encoding TRAM domain-containing protein, with protein MPGDALVELEVGPVAHGGHCVARLHGRVVFVRHSLPGERVRARLTESGEGRRFWRADAVEVLEASPDRVPSVWPAAGPGGVGGGELAHVALPAQRAWKAAVLDEQLRRLAHVEPDVPVLAAPGDEERDGLAYRTRIDLVADGSGRAGMRRFRSHDVQALESMPLATETIAGLGLFERRWPAGARIEAVAPAGGDEPLVLLDGVPFDLRRSRPDTRPNARSSVHERVGDDVYRVSAAGFWQVHRAAPAVLVDAVRAGVGDVVGATVADLYSGAGLFTVPLADAVGPTGSVVSVEGDERAVRDARRTLHDRDNVTLHHGDVAQVLSRADDVVHADVVVLDPPRTGAGRAVVGAVAALRPDRVVYVACDPAALARDIGVLGEAGYRLTRLQGFDLFPHTHHLEAVAVLER; from the coding sequence GTGCCTGGTGACGCCCTGGTCGAGCTGGAGGTCGGTCCGGTCGCGCACGGTGGCCACTGCGTCGCACGCCTGCACGGGCGCGTGGTGTTCGTGCGGCACAGCCTGCCCGGCGAGCGGGTGCGCGCTCGGCTGACCGAGTCGGGCGAGGGACGCCGGTTCTGGCGCGCCGACGCCGTCGAGGTGCTGGAGGCCTCGCCGGACCGGGTGCCGTCCGTCTGGCCGGCGGCGGGGCCCGGCGGTGTGGGCGGCGGTGAGCTCGCTCATGTGGCGCTGCCGGCGCAGCGCGCCTGGAAGGCAGCCGTGCTCGACGAGCAGCTGCGCCGGCTGGCGCACGTCGAGCCGGACGTGCCGGTGCTGGCCGCGCCGGGCGACGAGGAGCGTGACGGGCTGGCCTACCGCACCCGGATCGACCTCGTGGCCGACGGCTCCGGCCGTGCCGGCATGCGGCGCTTCCGGTCGCACGACGTCCAGGCGCTGGAGTCCATGCCGCTCGCCACCGAGACGATCGCCGGGCTCGGCCTGTTCGAGCGCCGCTGGCCCGCCGGGGCGCGGATCGAGGCCGTCGCCCCCGCCGGTGGTGACGAGCCGTTGGTGCTGCTCGACGGTGTCCCGTTCGACCTGCGCCGCAGCCGCCCGGACACCCGTCCCAACGCGCGGTCCTCCGTCCACGAGCGGGTCGGCGACGACGTCTACCGCGTGTCCGCGGCCGGGTTCTGGCAGGTGCACCGAGCGGCTCCGGCGGTGCTGGTCGACGCGGTCCGGGCCGGTGTCGGCGACGTCGTCGGCGCCACGGTGGCGGACCTCTACTCCGGCGCCGGCCTGTTCACCGTGCCCCTGGCGGACGCCGTCGGGCCGACCGGGTCCGTGGTGAGCGTCGAGGGTGACGAGCGCGCCGTGCGCGACGCCCGTCGGACGCTGCACGACCGGGACAACGTCACGCTGCACCACGGCGACGTGGCCCAGGTGCTCAGCCGGGCCGACGACGTGGTGCACGCCGACGTCGTCGTGCTCGACCCGCCCCGGACCGGTGCCGGACGGGCCGTCGTCGGTGCCGTGGCGGCGCTGCGCCCTGACCGCGTCGTCTACGTGGCGTGCGACCCGGCCGCACTCGCCCGCGACATCGGGGTGCTCGGCGAGGCGGGCTACCGGCTGACGCGGCTGCAGGGGTTCGACCTCTTCCCGCACACGCACCACCTCGAGGCGGTCGCGGTCCTCGAGCGCTGA
- a CDS encoding APC family permease encodes MSEIADAAKRLLLGRPMRSDRLGHTLLPKRIALPVFASDALSSVAYAPDEILLTLSIAGVAALAVSPWIGVAVVVVMVTVVASYRQNVHAYPSGGGDYEVATVNLGPNAGVTVASALLVDYVLTVAVSISSGAQYAATAIPALQGHERDFAIGLVVVLMLINLRGVKESGTAFAIPVYCFMGVIGLLAVVGAIRYVTGHLPMAESAGFTLNPEAGYQTGVTGLGGAFLVLRAFASGSAALTGVEAISNGVPAFRKPKSKNAATTLALLGGISITMIMSILLLSRATGVTFADRPSEQLLRDGVPVGDSYVQHPVISQLAASVFHGAGWMFAITAVVTGLILTLAANTAFNGFPVLGSILARDGYLPRQLHTRGDRLAFSNGIVTLAAGAIILIWAFDAQVTRLIQLYIVGVFVSFTLSQLGMTRHWTRELRTEQDAAKRAAMKRSRIINAFGFCMTSAVLLVVLITKFVRGAYIAILAMAAVFLLMQAIHKHYTRVRRELALQDVGSAKALPSRVHAIVLVSHLHRPTMRALSYARASRPQVLEAVTVGVEPEEVAALRTAWERLEVPVPLKVLDSPFREITRPVVAYVRSIHRESPRDLVVVYIPEYVVGHWWEALLHNQSALRLKGRLLFTPGVVVASVPWQLASSEGQTGLEERTPGTVPRAW; translated from the coding sequence GTGTCCGAGATCGCCGACGCGGCCAAGCGGCTCCTGCTGGGCCGCCCCATGCGCAGCGACCGCCTCGGTCACACGCTGCTGCCCAAGCGCATCGCCCTGCCGGTGTTCGCCTCGGACGCGCTCTCCTCGGTCGCGTACGCCCCGGACGAGATCCTGCTGACGCTGTCCATCGCCGGGGTGGCCGCGCTGGCCGTGTCGCCGTGGATCGGCGTCGCCGTGGTCGTCGTCATGGTGACCGTGGTCGCCTCCTACCGGCAGAACGTGCACGCGTACCCCTCGGGCGGTGGCGACTACGAGGTCGCCACCGTGAACCTCGGCCCGAACGCGGGTGTCACCGTCGCGAGCGCACTCCTGGTCGACTACGTGCTGACGGTGGCCGTGTCCATCTCGTCGGGCGCGCAGTACGCGGCGACCGCGATCCCCGCCCTGCAGGGTCACGAGCGGGACTTCGCCATCGGCCTGGTCGTCGTGCTGATGCTGATCAACCTGCGCGGGGTCAAGGAGTCCGGGACCGCGTTCGCCATCCCGGTGTACTGCTTCATGGGCGTGATCGGCCTGCTGGCCGTGGTCGGCGCGATCCGCTACGTGACCGGGCACCTCCCGATGGCCGAGAGCGCCGGCTTCACCCTCAACCCGGAGGCGGGGTACCAGACCGGGGTCACGGGCCTGGGAGGCGCGTTCCTGGTGCTGCGGGCCTTCGCGTCGGGCTCGGCGGCGTTGACGGGTGTCGAGGCGATCTCGAACGGTGTGCCCGCGTTCCGCAAGCCGAAGTCGAAGAACGCCGCCACCACCCTGGCTCTTCTCGGCGGCATCTCGATCACGATGATCATGTCGATCCTGCTGCTGTCGCGCGCGACCGGCGTCACCTTCGCGGACCGGCCGTCCGAGCAGCTGCTGCGGGACGGGGTTCCCGTCGGCGACTCGTACGTGCAGCACCCGGTGATCAGCCAGCTCGCCGCGTCGGTGTTCCACGGCGCCGGTTGGATGTTCGCCATCACCGCCGTGGTGACGGGCCTCATCCTGACGCTGGCGGCGAACACCGCCTTCAACGGGTTCCCGGTGCTCGGCTCGATCCTGGCCCGCGACGGGTACCTGCCCCGGCAGCTGCACACCCGCGGTGACCGGCTCGCCTTCTCCAACGGCATCGTCACGCTGGCGGCCGGCGCGATCATCCTGATCTGGGCGTTCGACGCGCAGGTCACCCGCCTGATCCAGCTCTACATCGTCGGCGTGTTCGTCTCCTTCACGCTGAGCCAGCTCGGCATGACGCGGCACTGGACGCGCGAGCTGCGCACCGAGCAGGACGCGGCGAAGCGTGCGGCGATGAAGCGGTCGCGGATCATCAACGCGTTCGGCTTCTGCATGACGTCCGCCGTGCTCCTCGTCGTCCTGATCACCAAGTTCGTGCGCGGCGCGTACATCGCCATCCTCGCGATGGCCGCGGTGTTCCTGCTCATGCAGGCGATCCACAAGCACTACACGCGGGTGCGCCGCGAGCTGGCGCTGCAGGACGTCGGCTCCGCGAAGGCGCTGCCGAGCCGCGTGCACGCGATCGTGCTCGTCTCCCACCTGCACCGGCCGACCATGCGGGCGCTCTCGTACGCCCGGGCGTCCCGGCCGCAGGTGCTCGAGGCGGTGACCGTCGGCGTGGAGCCGGAGGAGGTGGCGGCGCTGCGGACCGCGTGGGAGCGGCTCGAGGTGCCCGTCCCGCTGAAGGTGCTGGACTCGCCGTTCCGCGAGATCACCCGGCCGGTGGTCGCCTACGTCCGGTCGATCCACCGTGAGAGCCCGCGCGACCTCGTCGTGGTGTACATCCCCGAGTACGTGGTCGGGCACTGGTGGGAGGCCCTGCTGCACAACCAGAGCGCCCTGCGCCTGAAGGGGCGGCTGCTGTTCACGCCGGGCGTCGTGGTCGCGTCGGTCCCGTGGCAGCTGGCGTCGAGCGAAGGTCAGACCGGCCTCGAGGAGCGCACCCCGGGGACAGTGCCACGTGCCTGGTGA
- a CDS encoding TrkA family potassium uptake protein, with the protein MGCGRVGATLALSLEGRGHSVAVIDQNPEAFRRLDASFEGKKVTGLGFDRDTLTGAGIEDAFAFAAVSDGDNSNILAARVVRETFGVQNVVARIYDPHRAEIYQRLGIPTVATVRWTADQVLRRMLPMGAQDQYRDASGHISLAQVDVHAGWIGRPLRAIEAATGARVAYVTRYGDGILPAADTVLQENDVLHVLQRVEDVDAVERVLGTAPGVTE; encoded by the coding sequence ATGGGCTGCGGCCGCGTCGGCGCGACGCTGGCCCTCTCGCTCGAGGGCCGCGGCCACTCCGTCGCGGTGATCGACCAGAACCCCGAGGCGTTCCGCCGCCTCGACGCGAGCTTCGAGGGCAAGAAGGTCACGGGCCTCGGCTTCGACCGCGACACGCTGACCGGTGCCGGGATCGAGGACGCGTTCGCGTTCGCCGCCGTCTCCGACGGCGACAACTCGAACATCCTGGCGGCACGCGTGGTCCGCGAGACGTTCGGCGTGCAGAACGTCGTCGCGCGCATCTACGACCCGCACCGCGCGGAGATCTACCAGCGGTTGGGCATCCCGACGGTCGCGACGGTCCGCTGGACCGCCGACCAGGTGCTGCGCCGCATGCTCCCGATGGGCGCGCAGGACCAGTACCGCGACGCCTCGGGGCACATCAGCCTCGCCCAGGTGGACGTCCACGCGGGCTGGATCGGCCGACCGCTGCGCGCGATCGAGGCAGCCACCGGGGCGCGCGTCGCCTACGTCACCCGGTACGGCGACGGCATCCTCCCGGCCGCCGACACGGTGCTGCAGGAGAACGACGTGCTGCACGTGCTGCAGCGGGTCGAGGACGTGGACGCCGTCGAGCGCGTGCTCGGCACCGCACCGGGGGTGACGGAGTGA
- a CDS encoding TrkA family potassium uptake protein: MRVVIAGAGSVGRSIARELLAHEHQVTLIDRQPSAMRVAQVPDAEWLLADACELPTLREVKADECDVMVAATGDDKANLVVALLAKTEFGVPRTVARVNNPKNEWMFDEAWGVDVAVSTPRIMTAMVEEAVAVGDLVKIFTFHQSRADILELTLPSDSPLVGVRVGEIVWPADTVLAAIVRDTRPLAPSADDTLEGRDELLFVTGRDAQEQQLEDLLLHGPSAS; the protein is encoded by the coding sequence GTGAGGGTCGTGATCGCGGGTGCGGGATCCGTGGGCCGGTCGATCGCGCGCGAGCTGCTCGCGCACGAGCACCAGGTCACGCTGATCGACCGGCAGCCCTCCGCCATGCGGGTCGCCCAGGTGCCGGACGCCGAGTGGCTGCTGGCGGACGCGTGCGAGCTGCCGACGCTGCGCGAGGTCAAGGCGGACGAGTGCGACGTGATGGTCGCCGCGACCGGTGACGACAAGGCGAACCTCGTCGTCGCACTGCTTGCGAAGACCGAGTTCGGCGTGCCCCGCACGGTCGCCCGGGTGAACAACCCGAAGAACGAGTGGATGTTCGACGAGGCGTGGGGTGTCGACGTCGCCGTGTCGACGCCACGGATCATGACGGCGATGGTCGAGGAGGCCGTCGCCGTCGGCGACCTGGTGAAGATCTTCACCTTCCATCAGTCGCGCGCGGACATCCTCGAGCTCACGCTGCCGTCGGACTCGCCGCTGGTCGGCGTGCGCGTCGGCGAGATCGTCTGGCCGGCCGACACGGTGCTCGCCGCGATCGTGCGCGACACCCGGCCGCTGGCACCGAGCGCGGACGACACCCTCGAGGGTCGCGACGAGCTGCTGTTCGTCACCGGGCGGGATGCTCAGGAGCAGCAGCTGGAGGACCTTCTGCTGCACGGACCATCCGCCAGCTGA
- a CDS encoding DUF3159 domain-containing protein has product MSEQQGASARGLRALTGEEFSATEALGGVRGVVESVAPGLLFVVVYLVTGERLRPALIAAVAAAVLAVVARLVQRTPVTQAFSGLLGVAVGVVWAWRSGAASNYFLVGLLTNGAYLVGTALTIVLGFPLVGLVVGLFAKDGPLSSGPWSAVLAWRGDRSRRRAYALATWPWVGMFAVRLAVQVPLYLKSDVAWLGTAKLAMGLPLTALVLWVSWRMVRAAEGPPAAAPEHPAR; this is encoded by the coding sequence GTGAGTGAGCAGCAGGGCGCGTCCGCGCGTGGGCTCAGGGCGCTGACCGGCGAGGAGTTCTCCGCGACGGAGGCGCTCGGCGGCGTCCGCGGCGTGGTGGAGTCGGTGGCGCCGGGCCTGCTCTTCGTCGTGGTGTACCTCGTGACGGGGGAGCGGCTGCGGCCGGCGTTGATCGCCGCGGTGGCTGCAGCCGTGCTGGCCGTGGTGGCGCGGCTGGTGCAGCGGACGCCGGTGACGCAGGCGTTCTCGGGGCTGCTCGGTGTGGCCGTCGGCGTCGTGTGGGCCTGGCGGTCCGGCGCCGCGAGCAACTACTTCCTGGTCGGGCTGCTGACCAATGGCGCCTACCTCGTCGGGACGGCGCTGACGATCGTCCTCGGCTTCCCGCTGGTCGGTCTGGTCGTCGGCCTGTTCGCCAAGGACGGCCCCCTGTCGAGCGGCCCGTGGTCCGCGGTGCTCGCCTGGCGCGGCGACCGGTCGCGGCGCCGCGCGTACGCCCTGGCCACCTGGCCCTGGGTCGGCATGTTCGCCGTTCGGCTGGCCGTCCAGGTCCCGCTCTACCTGAAGTCGGACGTCGCCTGGCTCGGGACCGCCAAGCTGGCGATGGGCCTGCCGCTGACGGCGCTGGTGCTCTGGGTCAGCTGGCGGATGGTCCGTGCAGCAGAAGGTCCTCCAGCTGCTGCTCCTGAGCATCCCGCCCGGTGA
- a CDS encoding OB-fold nucleic acid binding domain-containing protein, protein MSLKSRLHHLLASQAELEADEERDQVRRMGGCTPVEKVGDRTRARVSGVVRSVTLRPRENVAALEAELYDGSGTLDLVWLGRREIAGISPGRRLRAEGLVCVVDGRRTVFNPRYELQPRPGE, encoded by the coding sequence ATGAGCCTGAAGTCACGGCTGCACCACCTCCTCGCCTCCCAGGCCGAGCTCGAGGCCGACGAAGAGCGCGACCAGGTGCGTCGGATGGGCGGCTGCACGCCTGTCGAGAAGGTGGGGGACCGCACCCGCGCGCGGGTGTCCGGCGTCGTCCGCTCGGTCACCCTGCGCCCGCGGGAGAACGTGGCCGCCCTCGAGGCGGAGCTGTACGACGGGAGCGGCACCCTCGACCTCGTCTGGCTGGGCCGACGGGAGATCGCCGGCATCAGCCCGGGACGGCGACTGCGTGCCGAAGGTCTCGTGTGCGTGGTCGACGGGCGCCGGACCGTCTTCAACCCCCGGTACGAGCTCCAGCCCCGACCCGGTGAGTGA
- a CDS encoding DUF3710 domain-containing protein, with the protein MALFRRGSKSAAADDAVPQDENVTTPEPSSPQSAPTTGPWDVEDAPVDVPRVDLGAVQLPGIEGMELRMEIDEASRTVSGVSVALDGSIMQVQAFAAPRTEGIWDEIRTEIAASITQQGGTVDDLPGPFGRELLARMPVRTPEGRTGHRPARFIGADGPRWFLRGVLTGRAAVEPEAASALEQVFAQIVVVRGTDARPPRDLLPLRLPDQSEPAPAGPEGGAEPDFDPLRRGPEITEIR; encoded by the coding sequence GTGGCCCTGTTCCGGCGCGGCAGCAAGAGTGCTGCCGCCGACGACGCCGTCCCGCAGGACGAGAACGTGACGACGCCTGAACCGTCGTCCCCGCAGTCCGCGCCCACCACGGGACCGTGGGACGTCGAGGACGCCCCCGTCGACGTGCCGCGGGTCGACCTCGGTGCCGTGCAGCTGCCGGGGATCGAGGGCATGGAGCTCCGGATGGAGATCGACGAGGCCAGCCGCACCGTGTCCGGTGTCTCGGTCGCCCTCGACGGCTCGATCATGCAGGTCCAGGCCTTCGCCGCACCGCGGACCGAGGGCATCTGGGACGAGATCCGCACCGAGATCGCCGCATCGATCACGCAGCAGGGCGGCACCGTCGACGACCTGCCCGGCCCGTTCGGCCGCGAGCTGCTCGCCCGCATGCCCGTGCGGACGCCGGAGGGCCGCACCGGGCACCGCCCCGCGCGGTTCATCGGCGCGGACGGCCCCCGCTGGTTCCTGCGCGGCGTGCTGACCGGCCGGGCCGCCGTCGAGCCGGAGGCGGCATCGGCGCTCGAGCAGGTGTTCGCGCAGATCGTCGTCGTACGAGGCACTGACGCCCGGCCCCCGCGCGACCTGCTGCCGCTGCGTCTCCCGGACCAGAGCGAACCGGCACCTGCCGGTCCGGAGGGCGGTGCCGAGCCGGACTTCGACCCGTTGCGGCGCGGCCCCGAGATCACCGAGATCAGATGA
- the dut gene encoding dUTP diphosphatase, translating to MTEPTVEVLLLRLDPELPVPSYAHPGDAGADLVSRIDVTVPAQGRVTVPTGVAIALPDGYAAFVHPRSGLASRHGLTIVNAPGTVDAGYRGEISVTLLNTDTEHDLVLHRGDRIAQLVVQRVERARFVEAERLPGSHRGDGGFGSSGGWKSAGGAGDRTSTSQKSDTGA from the coding sequence GTGACCGAGCCGACCGTCGAGGTGCTGCTGCTGAGGCTGGACCCGGAGCTGCCGGTGCCGTCCTACGCGCATCCGGGCGACGCGGGTGCGGACCTGGTGAGCCGGATCGACGTGACCGTGCCCGCCCAGGGCCGGGTCACGGTGCCGACCGGGGTGGCGATCGCGCTGCCCGACGGCTACGCCGCCTTCGTGCACCCCCGCTCCGGCCTGGCGTCGCGGCACGGGCTGACCATCGTGAACGCCCCGGGCACCGTCGACGCCGGCTACCGCGGGGAGATCTCGGTCACCCTGCTCAACACCGACACCGAGCACGACCTGGTGCTGCACCGCGGGGACCGCATCGCCCAGCTCGTGGTGCAGCGCGTCGAGCGGGCACGGTTCGTCGAGGCGGAGCGGCTGCCGGGCTCGCACCGCGGTGACGGCGGGTTCGGCTCGAGCGGGGGCTGGAAGTCGGCCGGCGGAGCGGGCGATCGCACGTCCACGTCGCAGAAGAGCGACACTGGAGCCTGA
- a CDS encoding DUF3093 domain-containing protein encodes MADSSPVDGATGSPGGTAYTERLWLGPLGWLLVVLFGIVLGVAVLPVNDTLALVVAVLGVAGGLLVAVLTTTRVEVDRGTLRAGAARIPARLVGPATVLEGEALRTELGPALDARAYLCLRGWVHRAVRIELHDPQDPTPYWVVSTRRPDRLVAALSAAGARTSAPTGA; translated from the coding sequence ATGGCCGACAGCAGCCCCGTGGACGGGGCGACCGGGTCCCCTGGTGGCACCGCGTACACCGAACGGCTGTGGCTGGGTCCGCTCGGGTGGCTGCTCGTCGTCCTGTTCGGCATCGTGCTCGGCGTCGCCGTCCTGCCGGTGAACGACACCTTGGCCCTGGTGGTCGCCGTGCTCGGAGTCGCGGGCGGCCTGCTGGTCGCCGTGCTGACCACCACGCGGGTCGAGGTCGACCGCGGCACCCTGCGCGCCGGTGCGGCCCGGATCCCGGCCCGTCTGGTCGGTCCGGCGACCGTCCTGGAGGGCGAGGCGCTGCGCACGGAGCTCGGCCCGGCGCTGGATGCCCGGGCGTACCTCTGCCTTCGGGGCTGGGTGCACCGGGCCGTGCGGATCGAGCTGCACGACCCGCAGGACCCCACCCCGTACTGGGTGGTCAGCACTCGCCGACCCGACCGGTTGGTCGCCGCACTCTCGGCGGCAGGTGCTCGTACGTCCGCCCCGACGGGGGCGTGA
- a CDS encoding DUF4193 domain-containing protein translates to MATDYDAPRKTEEDLSEDSLQELQARRSDKNSGVVDEDETEAAEGFELPGADLSGEELSVRVLPRQADEFTCSRCFLVHHRSQLAYERDGQPVCSECAA, encoded by the coding sequence ATGGCGACCGACTACGACGCGCCGCGCAAGACGGAGGAGGACCTCAGCGAGGACTCGCTGCAGGAGCTCCAGGCCCGGCGTTCGGACAAGAACTCGGGCGTGGTCGACGAGGACGAGACCGAAGCAGCCGAAGGCTTCGAGCTGCCCGGCGCCGACCTGTCCGGCGAGGAGCTGTCGGTGCGCGTGCTGCCCCGGCAGGCCGACGAGTTCACCTGCTCCCGCTGCTTCCTGGTGCACCACCGCAGCCAGCTCGCCTACGAGCGCGACGGCCAGCCCGTCTGCTCGGAGTGCGCCGCCTGA
- a CDS encoding inositol monophosphatase family protein — translation MSQPPTPTDPDVVAELRSVAEAVAREAGALVGDGRPDRVTVAATKSSPQDVVTAMDLASEALLRRRLAELRPGDAVLGEEGGFEPGSTGITWVVDPIDGTVNYLYGLPSYSVSVAAVTSPDPSVAPSPHTWTVLAGCVHAPTIGITYTAGRGSGAWLDGRPLHLPPAPALPDALLSTGFGYVAQRRRAQARVVADLLPRVRDIRRIGSAALDLCSVAAGTLDLHYERGLQPWDMAAGSLIAQEAGAVVTGLRGRPADAEMTVAGAPVLVAEVVALLEALGADSDE, via the coding sequence GTGAGCCAGCCCCCCACCCCGACGGACCCCGACGTCGTCGCAGAGCTCCGCTCCGTCGCCGAGGCGGTGGCCCGGGAGGCCGGCGCCCTGGTCGGCGACGGACGCCCGGACCGGGTCACCGTCGCCGCGACGAAGTCGAGTCCGCAGGACGTGGTCACCGCCATGGACCTCGCCTCCGAGGCGCTGCTGCGTCGCCGGCTCGCGGAGCTGCGGCCCGGGGACGCGGTGCTCGGCGAGGAGGGCGGCTTCGAGCCGGGCAGCACGGGCATCACCTGGGTCGTGGACCCGATCGACGGGACGGTGAACTACCTGTACGGCCTGCCGTCGTACTCCGTCTCCGTCGCGGCGGTCACGTCCCCCGACCCGTCGGTGGCGCCGTCGCCGCACACGTGGACGGTGCTGGCGGGATGCGTCCACGCCCCGACCATCGGCATCACGTACACCGCGGGACGCGGTTCCGGTGCATGGCTCGACGGCCGACCGCTGCACCTGCCGCCCGCACCGGCGCTGCCGGACGCCCTGCTCAGCACGGGCTTCGGCTACGTCGCGCAGCGCCGACGTGCACAGGCCCGCGTCGTGGCCGACCTCCTGCCGCGCGTGCGGGACATCCGCCGCATCGGGTCAGCGGCGCTCGACCTCTGCTCGGTGGCGGCGGGAACGCTCGACCTGCACTACGAACGGGGCCTGCAGCCGTGGGACATGGCGGCGGGCTCGTTGATCGCACAGGAGGCCGGAGCCGTCGTGACGGGGCTGCGCGGTCGCCCCGCGGACGCCGAGATGACGGTCGCCGGGGCGCCCGTCCTCGTCGCCGAGGTGGTGGCTCTCCTCGAGGCCCTGGGCGCCGACTCGGACGAGTGA
- the sepH gene encoding septation protein SepH, whose amino-acid sequence MGELELVGLHEDGEHLVLSGPDGQRFRLRIDEPLRAAVRRDRPQLEQLRSERAGTLSPREIQARIRAGATAQEVADSAGLPVEAVRRYDGPVLAEREYIAEQARSAHVGHENGSPALGDLVTDRLAARGVDVSTLGWDAARDGASPWTVLAHFVVGGEPREARWSFDAASHALVALDDEARWLSETELDEPVGRRHLAAVRDVVFDFRADPAPLGGEDREPVADPVERTAALLDDLRSRRGVRQGLDVEDDEDDGDRFEGFGPQRAFDLGTFEQQVPGAHPVDADPVAEARVLSVTHLHAAGSGDTEDAAGETPPVATVPAPAASPDEPAPAADRPRSRRGRAKVPSWDEIVFGAKPE is encoded by the coding sequence ATGGGTGAGCTCGAGCTGGTGGGACTGCACGAGGACGGGGAGCACCTGGTGCTGTCCGGCCCCGACGGTCAGCGGTTCCGGTTGCGCATCGACGAGCCGCTGCGGGCTGCCGTCCGCCGGGACCGTCCGCAGCTCGAACAGCTGCGGTCGGAGCGCGCGGGCACTCTCAGCCCCCGGGAGATCCAGGCGCGGATCCGTGCGGGTGCCACGGCGCAGGAGGTCGCAGACTCCGCGGGCCTGCCCGTCGAGGCGGTGCGTCGCTACGACGGTCCGGTGCTGGCGGAGCGCGAGTACATCGCCGAGCAGGCGCGGTCGGCGCACGTCGGGCACGAGAACGGCTCCCCCGCGCTGGGCGACCTGGTGACCGACCGTCTGGCCGCACGCGGGGTCGATGTCAGCACGCTCGGCTGGGACGCGGCCCGCGACGGCGCGTCGCCGTGGACGGTGCTGGCGCACTTCGTCGTCGGAGGCGAGCCGCGCGAAGCCAGGTGGAGCTTCGATGCCGCCTCCCACGCTCTCGTGGCGCTCGACGACGAGGCGCGGTGGCTGTCCGAGACCGAGCTCGACGAGCCCGTGGGACGGCGCCACCTGGCGGCGGTGCGCGACGTCGTCTTCGACTTCCGCGCAGATCCGGCACCGCTCGGCGGCGAGGACCGCGAACCGGTCGCCGACCCGGTCGAACGGACGGCCGCCCTGCTCGACGACCTGCGCAGCCGCCGCGGCGTCCGTCAGGGCCTCGACGTCGAGGACGACGAGGACGACGGGGACCGGTTCGAGGGCTTCGGACCGCAGCGCGCCTTCGACCTCGGCACGTTCGAGCAGCAGGTGCCCGGCGCGCACCCCGTCGACGCCGACCCCGTCGCCGAGGCCCGGGTGCTGTCGGTGACGCACCTGCACGCAGCCGGCTCAGGCGACACGGAGGACGCGGCCGGCGAGACGCCACCGGTCGCGACGGTCCCCGCGCCTGCGGCGTCGCCGGACGAGCCGGCACCCGCGGCGGACCGTCCGCGGAGCCGACGGGGCCGGGCCAAGGTGCCGAGCTGGGACGAGATCGTCTTCGGCGCCAAGCCCGAGTGA
- a CDS encoding thymidine kinase, whose protein sequence is MAELVFFSGTMDCGKSTLALQMHHNHAARGRDGVLFTRHDRAGTATISSRLGLARRANEVDDDTDFWAEVVHRRTHGRPVDYLIADEAQFYTAAQVDQLARVVDELAVDVFAFGISTDFRARLFPGSARLVELADRVEVLQVRALCWCGQRATHNARTVDGVMVVEGEQVVVGDVAGTAEVAYEVLCRRHHMRRMTAATARAAAPTPQTLLTATTGQPAEV, encoded by the coding sequence ATGGCCGAGCTGGTGTTCTTCTCCGGCACCATGGACTGCGGGAAGTCGACGCTGGCGCTGCAGATGCACCACAACCACGCCGCACGGGGGCGCGACGGGGTGCTGTTCACCCGCCACGACCGCGCGGGCACCGCGACCATCTCCTCGCGCCTCGGCCTGGCCCGGCGCGCGAACGAGGTCGACGACGACACCGACTTCTGGGCGGAGGTGGTGCACCGCCGCACGCACGGTCGCCCGGTCGACTACCTGATCGCGGACGAGGCGCAGTTCTACACCGCCGCGCAGGTGGATCAGCTGGCGCGGGTGGTCGACGAGCTGGCGGTCGACGTGTTCGCGTTCGGGATCAGCACCGACTTCCGTGCCCGGCTGTTCCCGGGATCGGCACGTCTCGTCGAGCTCGCCGATCGCGTCGAGGTGCTGCAGGTACGCGCCCTGTGCTGGTGCGGGCAGCGCGCCACGCACAACGCCCGCACCGTGGACGGGGTGATGGTGGTCGAGGGGGAGCAGGTGGTCGTCGGCGACGTCGCGGGCACCGCCGAGGTGGCCTACGAGGTGCTCTGTCGTCGCCACCACATGCGCCGGATGACGGCGGCGACCGCACGTGCCGCCGCCCCGACCCCTCAGACCTTGCTGACGGCCACCACCGGCCAGCCCGCCGAGGTCTGA